A region from the Gossypium hirsutum isolate 1008001.06 chromosome A08, Gossypium_hirsutum_v2.1, whole genome shotgun sequence genome encodes:
- the LOC107931881 gene encoding stress-response A/B barrel domain-containing protein At5g22580, with translation MAGFKHLLIVKFKEDVVVEDILKGMQKLVSEIDAVKSFEWGQDIEGEEMLRQGFTHAFLMTFEDKQGYTAFVGHPCHVEFSATFSTAIDKIVLLDFPSVVAKAAT, from the exons ATGGCAGGGTTCAAGCATCTTCTTATCGTTAAGTTTAAGGAAGATGTGGTTGTGGAAGACATACTTAAAGGGATGCAAAAACTTGTTTCAGAGATTGATGCTGTCAAGTCCTTTGAATG GGGACAAGACATTGAAGGTGAAGAGATGCTTAG gcAAGGATTTACTCATGCTTTTTTAATGACATTCGAAGACAAACAAGGTTACACTGCGTTTGTTGGTCACCCCTGTCATGTTGAATTCTCTGCAACGTTTTCTACGGCCATTGACAAGATCGTATTGCTTGATTTCCCATCTGTTGTTGCAAAGGCTGCAACATGA
- the LOC107931882 gene encoding UPF0481 protein At3g47200 has protein sequence MEEKINQPPRRLSENAGNEFCCIFRVPESFVGINKKAYQPHIVSIGPYHYGKDHLEMMQEHKWRFLGLFLRRTRRHNVDLVRLFRALEQMEERIRECYSEMIEIDKNSLVKMMVLDGCFIVELFCIVGGLSDTNIDDPIFNMQWILTFIMRDLLRLENQIPFFVLETLFKLSISGSDRKNVRSLTQLSLEFFNYMVQRPVEVIEYHADLIGKHLLDLFRMSFLPSSSQVTPRNRTTSSSGELSRNTSSTERTSTISPCLSEETSKMSTSSTEEPSTFLQLIPSAKKLHLAGIQFKPRKSDSFLDVKFNNGVLQIPLLTIDDFSSSVFLNCVAFEQCYHYITNHVTTYATFMGCLINTPSDAGFLCDHKIIENYFGTDEEIARFFNNMRKDVAFDIEKSYLSKLFEDVNEYYRNDWHVRWAGFKHTYFDTPWSFMSAMAALILLILTLIQAFFGMYPYIFPRKSPK, from the coding sequence ATGGAAGAAAAAATCAATCAACCGCCTAGACGGTTGAGTGAAAATGCCGGTAACGAGTTTTGTTGCATTTTTCGAGTCCCCGAAAGCTTTGTTGGGATCAATAAAAAGGCTTATCAACCGCATATTGTTTCCATCGGTCCTTACCATTACGGGAAGGATCATCTCGAGATGATGCAAGAGCATAAATGGAGGTTCTTGGGATTGTTCCTTCGTCGAACACGGCGACACAATGTTGACCTCGTTCGCCTATTTCGAGCTTTGGAACAGATGGAAGAAAGGATAAGGGAATGCTACTCAGAAATGATCGAAATCGACAAAAACAGTCTCGTCAAGATGATGGTTCTCGACGGGTGTTTCATTGTTGAACTCTTTTGTATTGTTGGAGGATTATCGGATACTAATATTGATGATCCAATATTTAATATGCAATGGATTTTGACGTTTATAATGCGTGATCTTCTTAGGCTAGAAAATCAAATCCCCTTTTTCGTACTCGAAACCTTGTTCAAACTATCGATTTCGGGTTCAGATCGAAAAAATGTCCGTTCGTTAACTCAGCTTAGCCTCGAGTTTTTTAATTACATGGTACAAAGACCCGTCGAAGTCATCGAGTATCACGCTGATCTAATCGGAAAACATTTACTCGATCTATTTCGTATGAGTTTTCTCCCATCTTCTTCTCAAGTAACACCAAGAAATCGTACTACTTCTTCCTCCGGAGAACTGTCTAGGAACACTAGTTCTACTGAGAGAACATCAACGATTAGTCCTTGTCTGTCCGAAGAAACATCGAAAATGAGTACTAGTTCGACCGAAGAGCCATCGACATTCCTTCAATTGATCCCGTCGGCCAAAAAGCTTCACCTAGCCGGGATTCAATTCAAGCCGAGGAAAAGCGATAGCTTCTTAGACGTTAAATTCAACAACGGCGTGCTTCAAATCCCGCTCCTCACCATCGATGATTTCTCGAGCTCGGTCTTCCTGAATTGCGTCGCTTTCGAGCAATGTTACCACTACATAACGAACCATGTAACAACGTACGCGACCTTCATGGGATGTTTAATCAACACGCCAAGTGACGCCGGGTTCTTATGTGACCACAAAATCATCGAGAACTACTTCGGGACCGACGAAGAAATCGCTCGCTTCTTTAATAACATGCGCAAGGACGTGGCATTCGACATAGAGAAGAGTTACCTATCTAAACTTTTTGAGGACGTTAATGAGTATTATCGGAACGACTGGCATGTCCGATGGGCAGGATTCAAGCACACGTATTTTGACACGCCATGGTCTTTCATGTCGGCCATGGCTGCCCTTATACTCTTAATATTAACCTTGATTCAAGCCTTCTTTGGTATGTATCCATACATTTTTCCTCGAAAGAGTCCGAAATAA
- the LOC107931927 gene encoding protein LURP-one-related 8 gives MTKVYPNASFTGRVPPCKAEMKEEVMTVWKKSLIFNCNGFTVFDGKGDLVYRVDNYMEGNKGSILLMDANGKALLTIRCKKMSLGLGDNWLVYEGEETMAIPRLSVKKSVNIFNNKCLAYVTAGESDGRNNKTMYEIEGSYTRRCCAVLDDRRRIAAEIKRKEGGSGVAFGTDIFRLVVQPNNIRTDFAMALVILLDQMF, from the exons ATGACGAAGGTTTATCCCAACGCTAGTTTTACAGGCAGGGTGCCGCCGTGTAAGGCGGAGATGAAGGAGGAGGTTATGACGGTGTGGAAGAAGTCGTTGATATTCAACTGTAATGGGTTCACGGTGTTTGATGGTAAAGGTGATTTGGTATATAGGGTGGATAATTATATGGAAGGGAATAAAGGATCCATCCTTCTTATGGATGCTAATGGCAAAGCACTACTCACTATCCGTTGTAAG AAAATGAGCCTGGGACTGGGTGACAATTGGCTAGTTTACGAAGGAGAAGAAACCATGGCGATTCCTCGACTTTCAGTCAAGAAATCAGTGAACATCTTTAACAACAAGTGCTTGGCTTACGTTACCGCCGGCGAGAGTGATGGTCGGAATAACAAAACAATGTACGAGATCGAGGGGTCTTATACCCGACGATGTTGCGCCGTGTTGGATGACAGGCGGAGGATAGCGGCAGAGATAAAGCGGAAAGAGGGTGGCAGCGGGGTCGCCTTCGGAACCGACATTTTCCGCCTTGTTGTTCAGCCTAATAATATTAGGACGGATTTTGCAATGGCTTTAGTTATTCTTCTTGATCAAATGTTCTAA
- the LOC107931928 gene encoding uncharacterized protein: protein MSEAPFRPREKLIEYQKYFQGIQKHTYLKGRYDKITSVAIPAALAASSLFLIGRGIYNMSHGIGKKE from the exons ATGTCGGAGGCACCATTCAGACCTAGGGAAAAGCTTATCGAGTATCAGAAATATTTTCAAGGCATCCAAAAACACACTTACTTGAAAGGTCGTTACGATAAGATCACATCTGTCGCCATTCCCGCTGCTCTAGCAGCAAGTTCCCTGTTTTTAATC GGACGAGGGATCTATAACATGTCTCATGGGATTGGAAAAAAGGAATGA
- the LOC107931929 gene encoding uncharacterized protein, translated as MSEAPFRPREKLIEYQKYFQGIQKHTYLKGRYDKITSVAIPATLAASSLFLIGRGIYNMSHGIGKKE; from the exons ATGTCGGAGGCACCATTCAGACCTAGGGAAAAGCTCATCGAGTATCAGAAATATTTTCAAGGCATCCAAAAACACACTTACTTGAAAGGTCGTTACGATAAGATCACATCTGTTGCCATTCCCGCCACTCTAGCAGCAAGTTCCCTGTTTTTAATT GGACGAGGGATCTATAACATGTCTCATGGGATTGGAAAAAAGGAATGA